The Couchioplanes caeruleus nucleotide sequence GCCCGGCCCGTCCCGGGTGCCGTAGCGTCGACCGCGTGCACAACCAGCGCCGTGACCTGCCGCCCTGGCGACCGCCCCGGTCCGCCCGGCACGGCAGCGGACCCTGGCCGCCACCCGGGTCCGCCCGGCACGGCGCCGGGCCCGGCGCGGTCATCGGCGCCGCGTGCTTCCACGTCTTCGGCAACTGGTCCCAGGCCGTGGCGCATCCCCAGCCCACCGCGGCCCTCGCGGGCGCGCTGCTGCTCATCGGCCCGCTCGCCCTGCCCTGGCGCAGGCGGGCGCCGCTGTGGGTGCTGGCGGTCGCGGCCGCGGCGAGCGTCGCGTACGCCCCGCTGTCGGCGCCCTCGTGGACGTACGCCGTCGCACCGATCATCGCGCTGTTCACCGCGGTCAAGGCCGGCCGTTCCCGCCCCGCCGCCACGATCGCGGCCGCCGCGTACGCCGCCTATCTGACGCTGACCGTGGTCCTGGCGGAACCGCTCGGCGTGGCGGCGGAGGCCCGGCCCGGCGTCCGCGAGGCCGTGCTCACCGCGATCGTCCTCGCGGTGACCATGTTCCTCGGCGGAGCCGGCCGGGCCCGCGGCGAATACCTCGCCGAGATGACGAAGGCGAACGCGGAACGGGCCCGCGCCCGCGAGGAGCAGGAACGCCGGCAGGCGGCCGACGAACGCCTGCGGATCGCCCGCGAACTGCACGACGTCCTCGGCCACCACCTCTCGCTGATCAACGTGCAGGCGGGCGTCGGCCTGCACCTCATGGACAGCCGCCCGGAACAGGCCCGCGAGGCGCTCACCGCGATCAAGACGGCGTCCGCCGAGGCGCTGCGCGAGGTACGGTCCGTCCTCGCCGCGCTGCGCCCCGAGGAGGAGGCCGCGCCCCGCCAGCCCGCCCTGGGCCTGGACCGGCTCGCCGACCTGACCGCGGACGCCGGCCTGCCGGTCACCACGGCGACGTCCGGGCCGCAGCGATCCCTGCCGGCGGAGGTCGACCGCGCCGCGTACCGGATCGTGCAGGAAGCCCTCACCAACGTCCGCCGCCACGCCACGGCCGGCTCCGCCCACGTCGCGATCGAGTACGCCCCCACCGAGCTGCGGGTGACGATCCGCAACGACGGCCCACCGGCTGCTCCCCCCGCCGCAGCCCCTGCCGGATCCTCCGCCTCGGGTGGGGCGGTCGCCGGGTCGGGGATCACCGGCATGCGCGCCCGCGCGGAGACCCTCGGCGGCACGCTCGCCGCCGGCCCGCTGCCCGAGGGCGGCTACCTCGTGTCCGCCGTGCTGCCCACCGCCCCCGCCGCCGCGCCCGCCGGAGGAACCACATGATCAGGGTCCTGCTCGCCGACGACCAGGCGCTGGTCCGCGCCGGCTTCCGCGCGCTCATCGACGCCGAACCGGACCTCGAGGTGGTCGCCGAGGCCGCCGACGGCCTCGCCGCGGTGCAGCTCACCCGGCAGACCCGGCCCGACGTGGTGCTCATGGACATCCGCATGCCCGGCGTCGACGGCCTCGAGGCCACCCGTCGCATAGCGGCGGACCCGGACCTCACGGCCACCCGGGTGGTCATCCTGACCACCTTCGAACTCGACGAGTACGTCTTCGAGGCGCTCCGCACGGGCGCCTCGGGCTTCCTCGTCAAGGACACCGAACCGGTCGACCTCCTCCGCGGCGTCCGCGCGGTGGCCGCCGGCGACGCCCTGCTGTCACCCAGCGTCACCCGCCGCGTGATCGGCGAGTTCGCCACCCCGGGCGGCCGCGGCCGGCCCACCCGCCCGCCGGAGGACGCGGAACGGCGCCTCCACCAGCTCACCGACCGCGAACGCGAGGTGATGGTGCTGGTCGGCGAGGGCCTGTCCAACGACGAGATCGCGGCCCGGCTGGTGATCAGCCCCGCAACGGCGAAGACGCACGTCAGCCGGACCATGGTCAAGCTGGGCGCCCGGGACCGGGCACAGCTGGTGGTGCTGGCCTACGAGGCCGGCCTGATCCGGCCCGGCTGGCTGGCCTGACCCCGCGGCCCGGCGCGACCCACCCTGCTGCTTCCGGCCGCCCGCCCGGCCGCGCCCTCCCGCTGCCCGCCCGCCCGGACCGGCCCGCCGGCCCGGCGGGCGGCTCGGGCTGGGCGGCTCGGCCCCGGTCGGCGCCGGGCGGCTCGGGCTGGGCGGCTCGGCCCCGGTCGGCGCCGGGCGGCTCGGGCTGGGCGGCTCGGCCCCGGTCGGCGCCGGGCGGCTCGGGCTGGGCGGCTCGGCCCCGGTCGGCGCCGGGCGGCTCGGGCTGGGCGGCTCGGCCCCGGTCGGCGCCGGGCGGCTCGGGCTGGGCGGCTCGGCCCCGGTCGGCGCCGGGCGGCTCGGGCTGGGCGGCTCGGCCCCGGTCGGCGCCGGGCGGCTCGGGCTGGGCGGCTCGGGCTGGGCGGCTCGGCGTGGCCGGGCTGTGTCACCCGGGTTGCCGGTCGTGGCCGTCCCCGGCGCCGATCCTCCCCGGCTGGGCCTGGCCGCCGTCGACGGTCTCGCCCGGCTGGGCGAACCACGCCGGGGCGTCCTCCAGGGCCGTCCGGATCCGCTGGTGCGCGAACGGCGTCAGCTCCGGCAGCGAGTCCAGCGCGAACCACCCCACCGCGATCGACTCCGAGTCGTTCACCCGGGCCTCCCCGCCCACCGCCCGGCAGCGGAACCACGAGTTGACCATGTGGCAGTGGTCGCCGTTCGGGTACGTGACCTCGTGCAGAGCCACCCCGGCCAGGCGCTCCACCTTGACGTGGACGCCGGTCTCCTCCAGCACCTCACGGACCACCGCGTCGGCGGGCTGCTCACCCGGGTCCATCATCCCGGCGATCAACGCCCAGCGGTGGTTGTCGCTGCGCTGCCCGAGCAGCACCTCCCCGCGGTCGTTGACCACCACGGCGCTGACGGTCGGGAACATGAGCAGGTCGTGGCCGACCTTGGCACGCAGACGCTTCACATAGTCGGATGCAGGCACCCACCGACCCTACGGTCACCCGGCCACCTCGCCCGCAGCCGCCGGGCGGACGGCCCGGGTTCACGCCGCGTCCGCGTAGCACTCGACCACCGACACGTCCAGGGGAAACCGCACCTCCGTCCCTCCGAACAGGAGCTCGCCCGCCCGGGCCGCGCTCTCGCGTACGGCCTCGACCACCCGGTCCGCCTCCTCGACCGGGCAGTGCACCCCGACCTCGTCGTGCACGAACAGGACGATCTCGGCTCGCAGGCCGGTCAGGGCCGTCCGCAGCGTGGCCAGCAGGACCAGGGCCCATTCGGCCGCCGTGGCCTGGATGACGAAGTTGCGGGTGAAGCGGCCGCGGGCCCGGCCCTGGGCGCCACCCTGGGGGGCTTCGGCCGAGCCGGCTTCCTCGGGCGGGTCGAGGCCCGCGTCGCGCCAGGCGGTCGAGGCGGGCGGGCAGGTGCGGCCCAACCAGGAGCGCACCAGGCCACCGGCTTCGCCCGTGCGCGCGGCGGCCTCCACGTACTCGAAGGCGGTCGGGTAGCTCTGGCGCAGCACCGCCAGCGCGGGGATGGCCGCACCGCCGGTCTGGCCGTACATGGCGCCGAGGAGGGCCACCTTGGCGCGGGGGCGGTCGCCGCCGAACGCGTCCGCGGCGAGGGCGGCGTACAGGTCGTCGGCCTCGCCGGCGGCGGCGAGGCGGGAGTCGCCGGAGACCGCGGCGAGGACGCGGGGCTCGAGCTGGCCGGCGTCGGCGACGACGAAGCGCCAGCCGGGGTCGGCCACGACGGCCCGGCGGACCACCTTGGGCACCTGCAGCGCGCCGCCGCCGCGAGTGGCCCAGCGGCCCGAGACCACGCCGCCGGGCACGTACTCGGGGCGGAACCGGCCGCCGCTGACCCAGGCCTCGAGCCAGGCCCAGCCGTGCGCCACCCAGATGCGGTAGAGCTCCTTGTATTCCAGCAGCGGCTTGACCGCGGGGTGCTCGACGCGCTTGAGCACCCAGGCGCGGGTGTTGGGCACGTCGATGCCCGCCCTGGCGAACGCACGCAGCACCTCGGCGGGCGAGTCGGGGTGCAGCCCGTGCACGCCGAAGGCGGCGTTGACCTCGGCGGTCAGCTCGGCGAGCCGGCGCGGCGGCCCGACCGGCTGGGGCGCGCCGAGCAGACCGCGCAGCACCTCGTCGTGCACGTCGGCACGCCAGGGCAGACCGGTGTGGCCCATCTCGGCGCCGATGAGCGCGCCCGCGTTCTCGGCGGCCACGAGCAGGGCGAAGCGGCCCGGGTGGGTGGTCGCCCGGATCCGGCGATGCTGGTCCGCATAGACCCGGACGAGCGCATCGAGAACGACGACCCCCGGGACAGCAGCACCGGCGGACGCGGTGGCGGCGGTAGAGGCGGCGGCAGCGGCCACCGCCAGCACGGCGGCATGCGCGCCGCCCGGGCCGCCGCCGGTGTCGAAGAGCGCCGCCTGCACCAGGCCGGGCGGCTCGGGCACCCGGGGTGGCGGGTCGGGCGGCACCGCGGCGCCGGTCAGCCGGGCGAATGCCGCGGCCAGTGATCGGGGCTCGCCCCAGCGGCCCGCGTGGCCGAGCAGCAGTGCCTCGGTCAGCTCGATGTCGTGGCAGCGGCCGGTGCGCACGCCGGCGCGCAGCAGCGCGGGGTAGGTGTCGGCGGTCGACGCCCAGAGCCAGCGGGGGTGGTCGGCGGACTCGCGCTCGGCGATCGCCGCCGGCAGGTCGGTGACGCGCTGCGGCTCGGACGCGGGCGTGCCGTCGGGGCGCAGGGTCTGCAGCCAGCCGGGACCCCGCCCGCCCTCGTCGTCGAACACCACCGCCACCAGCACGGACTCATTCTGGAACAGGGGTACGACAATCCGCGGCGGACAGGCCGTCGATCAGCTCGGCACGCCGGGTCAGGTTCCGGCGTACGGTGACCGCCCGCTGCAGATCGAGCGGCGGCACCCGGATCTCCCAGCCCCGCCAGCGCACGGTTTCCAGCCGCGCGGCCGCGACCGGGCCGAAGTCGCTGGGCTCGGGGTCGTCCGCGGCCGGTCCGACGCCGCCCACCCATTCCACCCGGGCGCCGAGCACCGCCCGGCCGAACGATTCGCAGAACCAGTCGACGGCGGCGACCGGCTCCACCAGGCCGTCGAGGAGCAGGTCGCCGACGCGGGTGGCGTCCGCGCCGGAGACCACGAGGTCGAGGTCGCCGGGCGTGAGGGGCGCGCCGCGGACTGCGAGGGCGGCGCTGCCGGTCAGCCACCAGTCGACCCGGGCCTCGCCGAGGCGCCGGCAGACGACGGTGAGCGCCTCCTGCCACGGCACCGGGTCGAGGCCGGCGGCCTGCCGCAGCCACGGCTCCACCAGTCGCTCGAAGGTGCGCCAGGCCTGGTCCAGGTGCGGGGCGTCGCCGGGGAAGCTCCGGCTCCAGTGCCCGCCGTACGCGATGAAGGCCGACTTCTCGACTGCGGGGATCAGCTCGCCGGGGACGTCGAGGAGGCGGAACTCCGTGCGGCCCCCGGAGTCGTGGCGTTCGCAGCGCACCGTCATGCCCGCCATGCCATCACGGGGGTGTGACAGAAAGCGGGCGGCGCCGGTCCCCCGTGGAACGGCGCCGCCCGGACGTGCTTTCGGCTACTTGGTCGCGCCCGCGGTCAGGCCGGACTGGATCTGCCGCTGGAAGAACGCGTACACCAGGATCATCGGCAGGATCGAGAGGGTGAGCGCCGCGAAGAGCGCGGCCCAGTTGGCCTGGTAGCCCGCCGAGACGGAGATGTTCGCGATGCCCTGGGTGAGCACCCACTTCTGGTCCGCGCCCTGGCCCTGCATGATCGCGACCGGCAGCAGGTACTGGTTCCACTGGCCGACCACATTGAAGATCGTGATGCTGACCAGGCCGGACTTCGCCATCGGCAGCATGACCTGGAAGAACAGCCGGGTGTGCGAGGCGCCGTCGACGATCGCCGCCTCCGCCACCTGCTCCGGCAGCGTCTTGAAGAACGCCGTCATGAAGAACACGGTGAACGGCAGCGAGTAGGCGATGTAGACCAGGATCAGACCGGTGTACGTGTTCAGCAGGCCGAGGTTCTGCAGGATCAGGAACAGCGGCACGATGGCCATGAAGACCGGGAACGCCAGCCCCGACACGAACAGGTAGTAGATGAAGCGGTTGCCGACGAACTTGTAGCGGGCCAGCACGTAGGCGGCCATCGAGCCGAAGATCATCGTGCCGGTGGTGCTCAGGGCCACCACGAAGACGCTGTTGAAGAAGTACCGGCCGATGTGGGCCTCGGTCCACGCCGTCTTGTACGTCTCAAACGAGAGCTTGCTCGGCAGGCTGAACGGCGCGTGCGTGAAGATCTCGGTGTTGCTCTTGAACGAGGCGAGGATCACCCAGATCAGCGGGGCGATCACCAGGATGCCCCACACGGCCAGCGCGACGTGGGCGAAGCCGCTGAAGAGCTTGATCTCGCGCTTGCTGCCGGACGCGGTGGCGGCGTGCCGGCGGCCCGGGTACGGCACGGTGCCGGGCGGCGGTACGGAAACGTCGGTTCGCAGGTTGGTCATCTCAGGCTCCCGGTGCGGCTCAGAGCTCGACGGCATCGCGCCGGGTGACCCGCAGGGTCAGCGCCGCGAACGTGATGGTGAGGAAGAACAGCACGACACCCATCGCCGAGGCGTAGCCGAACTGTGCGTAGTCTTGCATGTTGCGGAAGATTTCCAGGCCCAGCACGGTGGTCGCGCCGTCCGGGCCGCCCCGGTCCACGCTCATGACGTTGACGAGGGCGAAGGCGTCGAACGCGGCGATGCCGAGGTAGACCCACGCGACCTGCAGCGTGTTCCACAGCAGCGGCAGCGTCACCTTGAAGAACAGCGTGCCGCGGGTGGCGCCGTCCAGGGCCGCGGCCTCGTAGATCTCGGTCGGGATCGAGCCCATACCGGCCGAGAAGAGCACCACGTAGAAGCCGACCGCCTGCCAGACCAGCACGGCGAGGATCGACCAGAGCGCCAGGTTCTTGTCGGCGAGGAAGAGCACCGGCCCGGAGCCGAACTGGTGCAGGATGCCGTTGATCAGGCCGCTCTCGTCGGGCGAGTACACCCGGGCGAAGATGACGGCCACCAGGGCGAGCGCGAGCAGCTGGGGGAAGAAGAACACCACGCGGTAGAACTTCGACCCCCAGACGCCACGCGTACGCCCGCCCTTCGACCCGCCACCCACGTTGAGCAGGAACGAGAAGAAGAGCGCCAGGACGATGGTGAACAGGGGCAGGAAGACGAGCAGCAGCGCGTGGTGCCGGATCGCCTTCCAGAAGGTGTCGTCCTGGAACAGCTTCGTGAAGTTGTCGAAGCCGATGTAGTTCACGTCCGGCGAGAAGCCCCGCCAGTTGGTGAACGACAGCTGGAACGCCTGAAGATACGCCGCGACCACGAACGTGCCGTAAATGGCCACCGGCACGATCAGGAAGCCGATGATAAACGGGTACCTGCCGTGCTTCATGGTTCTCGTGCTCCGTTCGTGGTCGCGGATCAGGTCGTCGTCGAGGGGGGGATCAGCGCTTGAACTTCTCGATGGAGGAGTCCTTCTTGACCGCGTCCGCGGCCTTCTGCATCCGCGTGCAGAACTTGTCGGCGGAGCCGCCCTGGTACATCAGCTCGTTGGTCGCCGCGCGCAGCTCGTCGTCCAGCTTCTTGTACCACGTGTCGAAGCGGAAGCTGAAGGTGTCGGCACCGGCAGCGCCGAGGGCCTTGTTGCCCGAGGTCAGACCGGGGCTGATCTCCATGCCGTCGGTGGCGCCGGCGACGACGGTCAGGGTCTTGGTCAGCTGGGTGAAGCCCACGGCGCCGGCCTTGGAGAGCATGTGGCGCAGGAACTCCATGCCGCCGCGCGGGTTCTTGCCCTTGGCGGCGACGAAGTACTGCTCGCCGGCCGCGGCGTAGAGCGCGGTGACGGGCAGCTTGTCGGCGGTGGTCACGCTCGGGATCGGCATCAGCTGGTAGTCGAAGCCGTCCGGGGTGTCCTTCGCCTGCTCGTTCTCCAGCCACGAGCCGGACGGGTACAGACCGACCTTGTACTGGTTCTGCTGCAGCTGGACCTCGGTGTGCTTGAGGCCGAGGAACGCCTTGTTCGAGTACTTCGCGCCGACCTCGGCCCACGCGGCGGCGGCCTGCTTGACGGCGTCGTTGGTCCAGGCGCCGTCCTCGAGGTTGTCGATGTTCTTGAGGATGTCGGCGCCACCGATCTTCGCGGCGCTGGTGAGGATCACCGTGTACTGGTAGTACGGCGCGTTGGCACCGGCGTACCCGTAGGGGGTGATGCCCTTCTGCTTCATCTTGTCGAGCAGCGCGGTGAAGTCCGCCCAGGTCGCCGGCACGGTCCAGTTGTTCTCCTTGAACAGCTTGCCGGAGTACCAGAGGCCGAAGA carries:
- a CDS encoding sensor histidine kinase codes for the protein MHNQRRDLPPWRPPRSARHGSGPWPPPGSARHGAGPGAVIGAACFHVFGNWSQAVAHPQPTAALAGALLLIGPLALPWRRRAPLWVLAVAAAASVAYAPLSAPSWTYAVAPIIALFTAVKAGRSRPAATIAAAAYAAYLTLTVVLAEPLGVAAEARPGVREAVLTAIVLAVTMFLGGAGRARGEYLAEMTKANAERARAREEQERRQAADERLRIARELHDVLGHHLSLINVQAGVGLHLMDSRPEQAREALTAIKTASAEALREVRSVLAALRPEEEAAPRQPALGLDRLADLTADAGLPVTTATSGPQRSLPAEVDRAAYRIVQEALTNVRRHATAGSAHVAIEYAPTELRVTIRNDGPPAAPPAAAPAGSSASGGAVAGSGITGMRARAETLGGTLAAGPLPEGGYLVSAVLPTAPAAAPAGGTT
- a CDS encoding NUDIX hydrolase; this encodes MPASDYVKRLRAKVGHDLLMFPTVSAVVVNDRGEVLLGQRSDNHRWALIAGMMDPGEQPADAVVREVLEETGVHVKVERLAGVALHEVTYPNGDHCHMVNSWFRCRAVGGEARVNDSESIAVGWFALDSLPELTPFAHQRIRTALEDAPAWFAQPGETVDGGQAQPGRIGAGDGHDRQPG
- a CDS encoding response regulator; the encoded protein is MIRVLLADDQALVRAGFRALIDAEPDLEVVAEAADGLAAVQLTRQTRPDVVLMDIRMPGVDGLEATRRIAADPDLTATRVVILTTFELDEYVFEALRTGASGFLVKDTEPVDLLRGVRAVAAGDALLSPSVTRRVIGEFATPGGRGRPTRPPEDAERRLHQLTDREREVMVLVGEGLSNDEIAARLVISPATAKTHVSRTMVKLGARDRAQLVVLAYEAGLIRPGWLA
- a CDS encoding carbohydrate ABC transporter permease; translated protein: MKHGRYPFIIGFLIVPVAIYGTFVVAAYLQAFQLSFTNWRGFSPDVNYIGFDNFTKLFQDDTFWKAIRHHALLLVFLPLFTIVLALFFSFLLNVGGGSKGGRTRGVWGSKFYRVVFFFPQLLALALVAVIFARVYSPDESGLINGILHQFGSGPVLFLADKNLALWSILAVLVWQAVGFYVVLFSAGMGSIPTEIYEAAALDGATRGTLFFKVTLPLLWNTLQVAWVYLGIAAFDAFALVNVMSVDRGGPDGATTVLGLEIFRNMQDYAQFGYASAMGVVLFFLTITFAALTLRVTRRDAVEL
- the ngcE gene encoding N-acetylglucosamine/diacetylchitobiose ABC transporter substrate-binding protein — translated: MSEIFKPEVDRRTLLRRAAAVGLLATPAVGMLSACVGGGDSDDDKADKPAGTVSATNPLGIKEDAPLEIVIFNGGLGTKYATDVDIPSYNKLFPNSKVTFNQTEEISTVVQPRFTAGNPPDMINNSGSKLMDQGALVQAGQVQDLTDLYAAPSVDIAGKTVKDTLIPGTVEQGTFNDKPYVLNYAFTVFGLWYSGKLFKENNWTVPATWADFTALLDKMKQKGITPYGYAGANAPYYQYTVILTSAAKIGGADILKNIDNLEDGAWTNDAVKQAAAAWAEVGAKYSNKAFLGLKHTEVQLQQNQYKVGLYPSGSWLENEQAKDTPDGFDYQLMPIPSVTTADKLPVTALYAAAGEQYFVAAKGKNPRGGMEFLRHMLSKAGAVGFTQLTKTLTVVAGATDGMEISPGLTSGNKALGAAGADTFSFRFDTWYKKLDDELRAATNELMYQGGSADKFCTRMQKAADAVKKDSSIEKFKR
- a CDS encoding carbohydrate ABC transporter permease — encoded protein: MTNLRTDVSVPPPGTVPYPGRRHAATASGSKREIKLFSGFAHVALAVWGILVIAPLIWVILASFKSNTEIFTHAPFSLPSKLSFETYKTAWTEAHIGRYFFNSVFVVALSTTGTMIFGSMAAYVLARYKFVGNRFIYYLFVSGLAFPVFMAIVPLFLILQNLGLLNTYTGLILVYIAYSLPFTVFFMTAFFKTLPEQVAEAAIVDGASHTRLFFQVMLPMAKSGLVSITIFNVVGQWNQYLLPVAIMQGQGADQKWVLTQGIANISVSAGYQANWAALFAALTLSILPMILVYAFFQRQIQSGLTAGATK
- a CDS encoding bifunctional 3'-5' exonuclease/DNA polymerase, encoding MLVAVVFDDEGGRGPGWLQTLRPDGTPASEPQRVTDLPAAIAERESADHPRWLWASTADTYPALLRAGVRTGRCHDIELTEALLLGHAGRWGEPRSLAAAFARLTGAAVPPDPPPRVPEPPGLVQAALFDTGGGPGGAHAAVLAVAAAAASTAATASAGAAVPGVVVLDALVRVYADQHRRIRATTHPGRFALLVAAENAGALIGAEMGHTGLPWRADVHDEVLRGLLGAPQPVGPPRRLAELTAEVNAAFGVHGLHPDSPAEVLRAFARAGIDVPNTRAWVLKRVEHPAVKPLLEYKELYRIWVAHGWAWLEAWVSGGRFRPEYVPGGVVSGRWATRGGGALQVPKVVRRAVVADPGWRFVVADAGQLEPRVLAAVSGDSRLAAAGEADDLYAALAADAFGGDRPRAKVALLGAMYGQTGGAAIPALAVLRQSYPTAFEYVEAAARTGEAGGLVRSWLGRTCPPASTAWRDAGLDPPEEAGSAEAPQGGAQGRARGRFTRNFVIQATAAEWALVLLATLRTALTGLRAEIVLFVHDEVGVHCPVEEADRVVEAVRESAARAGELLFGGTEVRFPLDVSVVECYADAA